One genomic window of Candidatus Kuenenia stuttgartiensis includes the following:
- a CDS encoding MFS transporter, whose translation MNVSANTPVEVEELKGNTRVLILATLAFAVSFAGWSLFAPLASYLKVVFDLSSTALGLLLAAPVLLGSIVRVPIGILTDKYGGRKVFSALMAVCFFPMFIAGFAHSYLFLLICGLFFGAVGASFAVGIPQVSQWYPKEKQGLALGIYGIGNVGSAAAVFGAPFIAESVGWNKAFIFYSIPLLLMAAIYWFFSADAPKPKTVKPKTLSDRLKVYKSSHLIWVFSLFYFMTFGFFVCFSLWLPSYLKESYNITPVKAGSYASVFVFLATFSRILGGYLGDIFHGKHVLTIISLFLIGILIYLNLSSSLALTLVVFYCMAVCLGIGNGVVFKLVAEYFPKETGAVGGMVGAAGGLGGFFLPIILGTIRDYTNNNSLGFIFVSLVCLMCLSFMEEKTFITKKGDEMTPAVGQ comes from the coding sequence ATGAATGTTTCTGCAAATACACCTGTTGAAGTTGAAGAATTAAAAGGGAACACAAGGGTGCTTATACTTGCTACGCTTGCCTTTGCGGTAAGTTTTGCCGGATGGTCACTGTTTGCGCCTTTGGCCTCATATTTAAAAGTGGTATTTGATTTATCTTCAACCGCATTGGGATTGCTGCTTGCCGCACCGGTGTTGCTTGGCTCCATTGTCAGAGTGCCTATTGGTATTTTGACTGATAAATATGGCGGAAGAAAGGTCTTTAGCGCATTGATGGCGGTGTGTTTTTTCCCTATGTTCATCGCAGGCTTTGCGCATAGCTACCTGTTTTTATTGATATGCGGGTTGTTTTTTGGCGCAGTCGGGGCGTCTTTTGCCGTTGGTATTCCACAGGTCTCCCAATGGTATCCAAAAGAAAAACAAGGGTTGGCGCTGGGAATTTATGGCATAGGAAATGTCGGTTCTGCTGCAGCGGTCTTTGGAGCGCCATTTATTGCTGAATCCGTAGGATGGAACAAAGCGTTTATCTTTTATTCCATTCCATTGCTCTTGATGGCTGCTATTTACTGGTTTTTTTCCGCTGATGCGCCAAAACCTAAAACGGTGAAACCCAAGACCTTGAGCGACCGGCTGAAGGTATATAAATCTTCTCATTTAATATGGGTGTTTTCCCTCTTCTATTTCATGACGTTTGGTTTTTTTGTATGCTTTTCGCTTTGGCTGCCTTCTTATCTTAAAGAATCTTACAACATTACACCGGTAAAGGCGGGCAGCTATGCTTCTGTATTTGTGTTTCTGGCGACTTTTTCAAGGATTTTGGGCGGATACCTGGGAGATATCTTCCATGGGAAACATGTTTTAACAATTATCTCCTTGTTCCTTATTGGCATACTTATTTATCTGAATCTGAGCAGTTCTCTTGCGCTTACGCTTGTTGTTTTCTATTGCATGGCGGTTTGTCTGGGCATTGGGAATGGCGTTGTCTTTAAACTGGTAGCGGAATACTTTCCAAAAGAAACAGGCGCCGTAGGTGGCATGGTTGGAGCTGCCGGAGGGCTTGGAGGATTTTTTCTTCCCATAATTCTTGGCACCATCAGGGATTATACCAACAATAATTCATTAGGATTCATCTTTGTTTCTCTCGTGTGCCTCATGTGCCTCTCCTTTATGGAAGAAAAGACTTTTATAACAAAGAAGGGCGATGAAATGACGCCCGCCGTGGGACAATAG
- a CDS encoding tellurite resistance/C4-dicarboxylate transporter family protein produces the protein MNIVTIATYSTNTRWFIPAMATMMMALISSSYGYNEAAPYLFIAGITAFFLVAAFITMKAVFFYSEFSHDIHSPEKTNYLFSVVGVIGLAGVFCSKLWSNYTVSWIFLYVSLALWVIITLLSFSFLFLSRKSEERKLEEVLHGGWFFICIGTQATALMSIIAAKQATSHLFLIHLISFGLWSIGAFLYLLFITLIVLRLIFYSFPNNSELSPYWMNVGAAALTALTGITLFQHISATGGTFLDLLPFLKGFSLFFWSVGLWWLPLLSIMALKKQAYNDDRFVFTVGYWEIALSLALYAAGTKQLTGIFAGQYIVAFSHFLHIAVLLVYGYALVSTITHLAFSLVWMPVNDLTISCVVPYRFTLQGKIFYVTGIVSEWMDKNIQGKVKKQYYAIVNNNLNCLISYDLFSKKWYIRLANAAIDTKGQPPIQPPVHNS, from the coding sequence ATGAACATAGTAACGATTGCAACTTATTCAACCAATACCCGCTGGTTTATTCCCGCTATGGCAACAATGATGATGGCGCTCATATCGTCATCCTACGGGTATAATGAAGCTGCTCCCTATCTTTTTATCGCCGGAATTACAGCATTTTTTTTAGTGGCGGCCTTTATCACCATGAAGGCCGTATTTTTTTACAGCGAATTTTCACATGACATTCATAGCCCGGAAAAAACCAACTATCTCTTTTCAGTGGTGGGGGTTATTGGCCTTGCAGGTGTTTTTTGTTCTAAACTATGGAGCAATTATACCGTTTCCTGGATATTCTTGTATGTTTCTCTTGCCCTTTGGGTAATTATTACCCTTTTATCTTTCAGCTTTTTGTTTTTGTCCCGCAAATCTGAAGAGCGGAAACTGGAAGAAGTATTGCACGGCGGATGGTTTTTTATTTGCATAGGTACTCAGGCAACCGCTTTGATGAGTATCATTGCCGCCAAACAGGCAACGAGCCACCTATTCCTTATCCACCTGATTTCTTTTGGTTTGTGGTCGATAGGGGCGTTTTTATATCTTCTGTTTATAACGTTAATTGTACTCAGGCTCATTTTTTATTCATTCCCCAATAATTCAGAACTCTCACCCTATTGGATGAATGTAGGAGCCGCTGCGCTTACGGCGCTTACCGGTATTACATTATTTCAGCATATATCAGCCACAGGGGGAACATTTCTTGATCTTTTACCTTTTTTAAAAGGGTTTTCATTGTTTTTTTGGTCTGTGGGGCTATGGTGGCTGCCATTATTGAGTATTATGGCGCTGAAAAAACAGGCGTATAATGATGACCGCTTCGTGTTTACAGTAGGATATTGGGAGATAGCGCTGTCTCTTGCCTTATATGCGGCTGGAACCAAACAATTAACGGGCATTTTTGCCGGACAATACATAGTCGCATTTTCACACTTTCTTCACATTGCCGTTCTTCTTGTGTATGGTTATGCGCTTGTCTCTACCATTACACATCTGGCATTCTCATTAGTATGGATGCCGGTAAACGACCTTACAATCAGTTGTGTTGTCCCCTATCGTTTCACCTTACAGGGAAAGATCTTCTATGTAACCGGCATTGTAAGTGAATGGATGGACAAGAATATTCAGGGCAAGGTTAAAAAGCAATATTATGCAATTGTCAACAATAACCTTAACTGCCTGATTTCCTACGACCTGTTTTCAAAAAAGTGGTATATTCGCCTGGCGAACGCCGCAATTGACACAAAAGGACAACCACCCATTCAACCGCCAGTTCACAATTCTTAA
- a CDS encoding NAD-dependent epimerase/dehydratase family protein, whose translation MKIAVTGLTGFLGYYLAKRFFEKGIQILALVRNTTNLLHLQDFQKNITYVQGNLDDKETLKKFVYGADIVVHMAYERNGASFHEAGNKDIKRFVETNLLGSIELLDAAKCEGVKQCIFISSCAVYGFIYSHIRLDELHPLLPDSNYGAYKASVEAFCHSYFLSKHFGITIFRPVGIYGLAPHLAHSAWYNIVKDIKHGRDVEVSGGGKIVYVEDVVRAIELAAGNKDASGKIYNLMDMYIDNMNVAQIAREICGSRSIISGTPKKSIHTIDNTQSKELGVSYPGIEGVKRYIRELALRI comes from the coding sequence ATGAAAATAGCGGTAACGGGTTTAACAGGTTTTTTGGGGTATTACCTTGCAAAGCGGTTTTTTGAGAAGGGCATTCAAATCCTGGCACTTGTTAGAAATACAACGAATCTGTTGCATCTTCAGGATTTTCAAAAAAACATAACGTATGTGCAGGGGAATTTAGACGATAAAGAAACGCTGAAGAAATTTGTGTATGGCGCGGATATTGTTGTTCATATGGCGTACGAAAGAAATGGGGCGTCATTTCATGAAGCGGGCAATAAGGATATAAAACGATTTGTGGAAACGAATCTTTTGGGGAGCATAGAGTTGCTTGATGCTGCGAAATGCGAGGGGGTGAAACAATGCATCTTTATCAGCTCCTGTGCTGTTTATGGATTTATTTATTCACATATCCGTCTTGACGAATTGCACCCCTTGCTGCCGGATTCTAACTATGGGGCTTACAAGGCGTCTGTGGAGGCATTTTGCCATTCTTATTTTCTTTCAAAACATTTTGGCATAACGATATTCCGGCCTGTCGGCATTTATGGGCTTGCGCCGCACCTTGCACATTCCGCCTGGTATAATATTGTAAAAGATATTAAGCATGGCCGCGATGTGGAAGTATCCGGCGGGGGAAAAATAGTTTACGTTGAAGATGTTGTCCGTGCAATTGAATTGGCGGCCGGCAATAAAGATGCTTCGGGAAAGATATATAATCTGATGGACATGTATATTGATAATATGAACGTTGCCCAAATTGCCAGGGAAATTTGTGGTTCACGGTCAATTATCAGTGGCACGCCAAAAAAATCTATTCATACAATCGACAATACGCAATCAAAGGAACTGGGAGTTTCTTATCCCGGCATTGAAGGGGTAAAACGATATATTAGGGAGTTAGCGCTTCGTATTTGA
- a CDS encoding class I SAM-dependent methyltransferase, whose protein sequence is MTILSDLIIERIKNKGNITFAEFMQMALYYPEYGYYNSNAVSIGKSGDFYTSPAVHRMFGELIAVQLEEMWRILGRASFTVVEMGANAGWLCYDIMRYIKNEYPWFYKKVQYFIVESNPHLREKQQELFCGNPVFDEKLSWHSYGEDGFSFDAVQGCFLSNEFIDALPVHRLLVKEGEVKEIYVGYNGNDFYEIVGDVCNHALKDYCINAEMPLRESRVLEINLAARDYLNHVAQKLNCGFVLTIDYGDTAQRRYRDNTTGGTLRCYYRHNVNHDYYERLGEQDITASVDFSFLMDVGKGAGLEVTGLVKQSHYLIALGVLEKLNNIRNNLETVLKVKNLFLPEGMGEVFKALIQHRNVKNPCLSSLKPLSSLKPGT, encoded by the coding sequence ATGACTATCCTCAGTGACTTAATCATCGAACGTATAAAAAATAAGGGGAACATTACATTTGCTGAATTTATGCAGATGGCATTGTATTATCCGGAATACGGTTATTACAACTCGAATGCTGTGTCAATTGGCAAATCAGGGGATTTTTATACAAGCCCCGCTGTTCACCGGATGTTTGGAGAACTTATCGCAGTCCAATTGGAAGAGATGTGGAGGATATTGGGGCGTGCTTCATTTACTGTTGTGGAAATGGGAGCGAATGCCGGTTGGTTATGTTATGATATTATGCGTTATATAAAAAATGAGTATCCCTGGTTTTATAAAAAAGTACAGTACTTTATTGTTGAATCGAATCCCCATCTTCGGGAAAAGCAGCAGGAACTTTTTTGCGGCAATCCTGTTTTTGACGAAAAACTTTCATGGCACTCATATGGAGAGGATGGGTTTTCATTTGACGCTGTTCAGGGCTGTTTTTTGTCAAACGAATTTATCGATGCACTGCCTGTACACCGGTTATTAGTAAAAGAAGGTGAAGTAAAAGAGATATATGTTGGGTACAATGGCAACGATTTTTATGAAATTGTTGGTGATGTTTGTAATCACGCATTAAAAGACTATTGCATCAATGCTGAAATGCCTTTAAGAGAGAGCCGGGTGCTTGAAATAAACCTGGCCGCCCGTGATTATCTGAATCACGTTGCACAGAAATTAAACTGCGGTTTTGTGCTAACGATTGATTATGGAGACACCGCGCAGCGGCGTTATCGGGACAACACAACGGGAGGTACATTGAGGTGTTATTACCGGCACAACGTTAACCATGATTATTATGAACGACTGGGAGAACAGGATATTACCGCGTCTGTTGACTTTTCTTTCCTGATGGACGTTGGGAAGGGGGCGGGGCTGGAGGTGACGGGATTGGTCAAACAATCCCATTATTTAATTGCTTTGGGGGTACTGGAGAAGTTAAATAACATTAGGAACAATCTTGAAACTGTATTGAAAGTAAAGAACCTCTTCCTGCCTGAAGGCATGGGAGAGGTTTTTAAGGCGCTGATTCAGCACAGGAATGTGAAAAATCCATGCCTGTCCAGCCTGAAACCTTTAAGTTCGTTAAAACCCGGAACATAA
- a CDS encoding ferritin family protein, whose amino-acid sequence MESKQPLEVGLIMNILTEAIKREEESYEYYYNASLKATKPATKKLLLELAEWEKSHIEELQHHVAELKAQKEIDRAITGGI is encoded by the coding sequence GTGGAGAGCAAACAACCATTGGAAGTGGGATTGATTATGAATATCCTGACTGAGGCGATAAAAAGAGAAGAGGAATCATATGAATATTATTATAATGCTTCATTAAAAGCAACAAAACCTGCGACAAAAAAATTGCTGCTTGAACTTGCAGAATGGGAGAAATCACATATTGAAGAACTACAACATCATGTGGCGGAACTGAAGGCGCAGAAGGAAATAGACAGGGCAATTACCGGCGGTATATAA
- a CDS encoding IS1634 family transposase — translation MAYLLIQILYNPINTDLTKYFINDSVVKEYWDYIMHLTYSDSKYKGKTYKSYSIAESYRDGKKVRKRILWPIGKLSDIQAEQIKLICKTVENTDQLQTQLKDVAVLESRAYLDIAVVNELWNQWQLDQAFDYDVTAGALPTNMIAKILTINRCTDPCSHYSIPHWAKKSALEDILKIDLSGLNDDKIYYELDKIHKNKISIENHLFNQTFWKRPESYKFINYDLTTSYFVGYNCDLSAFGKGKIECHGRRQVLLGVLINSEGYPFKWDVFPGNTAEVKTLKQNINACKTRFKLTDKNVTLVFDRGIISEDNANLIEEAKLKYISALDRNQIPSCGVSLKSLNGLSIEDKDASDIPIPQGFLNYDDELYYHDNGVIGNKRFITGFNPTLFIEDRNNRDEKITFFKDYLKEENKNLKNAQRDRQYDATKSRIVDELKRLKIHKYFEDPVLTSITVTHRLKNGQVKSVKSFKIEIKLLTDVIAADRLLDGVCVFITNHTEREDGGAFKAKPQSIVRAYRDKTKIEDVFKNVKSFLKIRPFFVNTEAHVKAVYTICILAYFINRYLSNQRKAIGEKDFLNSKELYAPFKDIDIATLEAKNTGETLKKAVKLPAVTQMLLEKLGMSNVVFGQ, via the coding sequence ATGGCCTATTTATTAATACAAATCCTTTATAACCCTATAAATACTGACTTGACAAAATATTTTATTAATGATAGTGTAGTCAAAGAATATTGGGACTACATTATGCACCTTACTTATAGCGATTCTAAATACAAAGGGAAAACCTATAAATCTTACTCTATTGCCGAATCCTACAGGGATGGCAAAAAGGTCAGAAAAAGAATACTTTGGCCCATCGGGAAACTTTCCGATATTCAAGCCGAGCAAATCAAACTGATATGTAAAACAGTTGAAAACACAGATCAATTGCAGACTCAGCTCAAAGACGTTGCAGTCCTGGAAAGCAGGGCATATCTCGATATAGCCGTTGTTAATGAGTTGTGGAACCAGTGGCAGCTTGATCAGGCTTTTGACTACGATGTCACTGCAGGCGCCCTTCCTACCAATATGATTGCAAAGATACTGACTATTAACAGGTGCACCGATCCGTGTTCTCATTATTCCATTCCTCATTGGGCGAAAAAGAGCGCGCTGGAGGACATTCTTAAAATTGATCTTTCAGGCCTAAATGACGATAAAATCTATTATGAATTAGATAAAATACACAAAAACAAAATATCTATAGAGAACCACCTTTTTAACCAAACCTTCTGGAAACGTCCGGAATCCTATAAATTTATCAACTACGACCTAACTACTTCCTACTTTGTGGGATATAACTGTGATCTATCGGCATTTGGCAAGGGCAAAATAGAGTGTCATGGCAGGCGGCAGGTCTTACTGGGTGTTCTTATCAACTCTGAGGGATATCCTTTCAAATGGGATGTATTCCCCGGGAACACCGCTGAGGTAAAAACCCTCAAACAGAATATCAATGCCTGTAAAACCAGATTCAAATTGACTGATAAAAACGTCACCCTTGTATTTGACAGAGGCATAATCTCTGAGGACAATGCCAATTTGATAGAAGAAGCCAAACTCAAATACATCTCGGCATTGGATAGAAATCAGATACCCTCTTGCGGTGTCAGTTTAAAGTCTCTTAATGGGTTATCCATAGAAGATAAGGACGCCTCCGATATACCTATCCCGCAAGGGTTTTTAAACTATGATGATGAATTATACTACCATGACAATGGCGTCATAGGAAACAAGCGTTTTATTACCGGTTTTAATCCCACTTTATTTATAGAAGACCGCAATAATAGAGACGAGAAAATAACCTTTTTTAAGGATTATCTCAAAGAAGAGAATAAAAACCTTAAAAATGCCCAAAGAGACCGGCAATATGACGCAACAAAGAGCCGCATTGTAGATGAGCTGAAAAGGTTAAAGATTCATAAATATTTCGAAGACCCTGTTCTGACGTCCATCACCGTTACCCATAGACTGAAAAACGGGCAGGTCAAATCCGTCAAAAGTTTCAAAATAGAAATCAAGCTGTTAACTGATGTTATAGCCGCAGATAGATTGTTGGATGGCGTATGTGTTTTTATCACTAACCATACAGAACGGGAAGATGGAGGTGCGTTTAAAGCAAAACCCCAATCTATAGTTAGAGCCTATCGGGACAAGACAAAAATAGAAGATGTCTTTAAAAATGTAAAATCGTTCTTAAAAATCAGGCCCTTCTTTGTCAATACCGAGGCACATGTTAAAGCCGTCTATACTATCTGCATCCTGGCATATTTTATAAACCGTTATCTATCAAACCAACGAAAGGCAATAGGAGAAAAAGATTTTTTAAACTCAAAGGAACTCTATGCGCCGTTCAAAGATATAGATATCGCCACTCTTGAGGCTAAAAATACCGGTGAAACCTTAAAGAAAGCCGTGAAACTTCCCGCCGTCACACAAATGCTATTGGAAAAACTTGGAATGTCCAATGTTGTTTTCGGCCAGTAA
- a CDS encoding thiamine pyrophosphate-dependent dehydrogenase E1 component subunit alpha produces the protein MEIKKDDLLQMYYYLKLTRRLEDRVTSLYHQGKIMGGAWTSNGTEAVSVGYGYALEKDDIAAPYFRDMGVFLIRGISAKRIIAQYFGKKTGVTGGKEGNVHIGDMKYGVVGFPSHLADNYPVGAGVALAFKIRGEKKVVAACTGDGGTSRGDFHEGMNFASVRKLPIVFFCNNNQYAYSTPLRLQMNIKDVAERAAAYGMPGKIVDGNNVVEVYMAAKEAYEVARNGGGPTFIECKTMRMHGHSEHDSAKYVPRELLEEWKKKDPITNMERYLTEKNIAGKEELDGIDSRVKKEIDEAEAFAEESPYPDPADGLKGVYATSVETR, from the coding sequence ATGGAAATAAAAAAAGACGATCTATTGCAGATGTATTATTACCTTAAATTAACGAGGAGGCTGGAGGATCGTGTAACCTCTCTCTACCATCAGGGGAAAATTATGGGAGGGGCATGGACGAGCAACGGTACAGAGGCGGTGTCTGTTGGATACGGATATGCGCTTGAAAAGGATGATATTGCCGCCCCTTATTTCAGGGACATGGGAGTATTCCTGATACGGGGTATTTCTGCAAAACGCATTATTGCGCAGTATTTCGGGAAAAAGACTGGCGTTACCGGCGGAAAAGAAGGCAATGTGCATATAGGTGATATGAAGTATGGCGTTGTCGGATTCCCAAGCCATTTGGCAGATAATTACCCCGTAGGCGCCGGTGTAGCCCTTGCCTTTAAAATACGCGGAGAGAAGAAGGTTGTGGCTGCGTGTACCGGTGATGGGGGCACAAGCCGCGGTGATTTTCACGAGGGGATGAATTTTGCTTCTGTGAGAAAATTGCCCATTGTTTTCTTCTGTAATAATAATCAGTACGCATATTCGACGCCGCTGCGGTTGCAAATGAATATCAAAGACGTCGCAGAACGTGCTGCCGCATACGGCATGCCCGGCAAAATTGTGGATGGCAACAATGTTGTTGAGGTTTACATGGCTGCAAAGGAGGCATATGAAGTTGCGAGGAATGGAGGAGGCCCTACGTTTATAGAGTGTAAAACCATGCGGATGCATGGTCATTCGGAACATGACAGTGCCAAATATGTGCCAAGGGAATTGCTGGAAGAGTGGAAGAAGAAGGACCCTATCACAAATATGGAAAGGTATTTGACGGAAAAGAATATAGCAGGTAAAGAGGAACTTGACGGCATTGACTCCAGGGTAAAAAAGGAAATAGATGAAGCGGAGGCATTTGCAGAAGAGAGCCCGTATCCCGACCCCGCTGACGGCCTGAAAGGTGTTTATGCGACATCGGTAGAAACAAGATAG
- a CDS encoding LexA family transcriptional regulator, translating to MYNIKFSEVTERLKEVLNTKSEDDLARSLEITAQAFLSFKKQNEIPSELLVRFCLLNQVSIDWLIKGEQEKTSDYVSIPIYNAKIFSEEKAKEPEHAAGFMAFKNDWLMSEFGANKAKLYLFHVKDDSMEPTLKNGDVVIVDKKNNVLDRDGLYLLRTEGAAAFIKRVQRLPGGSLHLLCDNATYKPIEAKTAQIENGDIVIVGRVVWSGKRL from the coding sequence ATGTATAATATAAAATTTTCAGAGGTTACAGAACGGCTGAAGGAAGTGCTGAATACCAAATCGGAAGATGATTTGGCAAGAAGCCTTGAAATAACAGCACAGGCATTTCTTTCCTTCAAAAAACAAAATGAAATCCCCTCCGAATTGCTCGTCCGTTTTTGCCTCTTAAACCAGGTATCCATTGACTGGCTTATTAAAGGAGAGCAGGAAAAAACGAGTGATTATGTGAGTATCCCTATATATAACGCCAAAATATTTTCGGAGGAAAAGGCAAAAGAACCGGAACATGCTGCGGGATTTATGGCGTTTAAAAACGATTGGTTAATGTCTGAATTCGGTGCGAATAAAGCGAAGCTTTATTTATTTCATGTAAAAGATGATTCCATGGAACCTACGTTAAAAAACGGTGATGTTGTCATCGTTGACAAAAAAAATAATGTGCTGGACCGGGATGGATTGTATCTCTTGCGTACCGAAGGTGCGGCAGCGTTCATTAAACGAGTGCAGCGCCTTCCAGGCGGTAGTCTTCATCTGCTGTGCGACAATGCTACCTATAAACCCATTGAAGCAAAAACGGCTCAGATAGAGAATGGTGATATTGTGATTGTCGGCAGGGTTGTGTGGTCAGGCAAGCGGTTATGA
- a CDS encoding alpha-ketoacid dehydrogenase subunit beta, with translation MGQITYLEAIREAMDEEMSRDPGVFVLGEDVGVYGGAFRATEGFYEKYGEWRVLDTPLSESGFTGAAIGAALVGMRPIVEMQFADFISCAFDQLINVAAKFHYRMGTAVPMVVRAPYGGNIHGGAFHSQCIEGYFFNVPGLKIVAPSSVYDAKGLLKAAIRDNDPVLYCEHKYLYRRIKDTVPEDDYIVPIGMAKVVQEGTDVSVITYGAMVHTAIEAANEVKTKGVSVEIVDLRTLLPLDKKTIYESVKKTNKVIILHEQTKTGGVGAEVSALISEYCFDDLDAPVIRIAAPDTPVPYSPLMEEAFIPQTKDVVNTIDKIIRY, from the coding sequence ATGGGACAAATTACCTATCTTGAAGCAATAAGGGAAGCCATGGATGAAGAGATGTCCCGCGACCCAGGCGTGTTTGTTTTGGGTGAAGACGTAGGGGTATATGGCGGGGCGTTTCGGGCAACGGAAGGGTTTTATGAGAAATACGGAGAGTGGCGGGTGCTGGATACCCCTTTATCGGAATCAGGGTTTACCGGAGCCGCAATTGGCGCAGCCCTCGTAGGTATGCGACCGATTGTTGAAATGCAGTTTGCTGATTTTATTTCCTGTGCTTTTGACCAGTTGATAAACGTGGCGGCAAAGTTTCATTATCGCATGGGCACCGCCGTGCCTATGGTTGTCCGCGCACCTTATGGCGGCAATATACATGGCGGGGCATTTCACTCACAGTGTATTGAGGGATATTTTTTTAATGTACCGGGATTAAAAATTGTGGCACCGTCGAGTGTGTATGACGCAAAGGGTTTATTAAAGGCAGCCATCCGAGACAATGACCCCGTGCTCTATTGTGAGCATAAGTACCTTTACCGGCGGATAAAAGATACGGTTCCGGAAGATGATTACATCGTACCGATTGGTATGGCAAAGGTGGTTCAGGAAGGCACGGATGTATCGGTTATTACGTATGGAGCAATGGTGCATACGGCTATTGAAGCGGCAAACGAAGTGAAGACGAAAGGTGTTTCTGTTGAAATTGTCGATTTGAGAACACTCCTGCCACTGGATAAAAAAACAATTTACGAGTCCGTTAAAAAGACAAACAAGGTGATCATTCTGCATGAACAGACAAAGACGGGCGGCGTTGGCGCCGAGGTATCCGCATTGATTTCCGAATATTGTTTTGATGATTTGGATGCCCCGGTCATTCGCATTGCTGCCCCGGATACCCCGGTACCATACAGCCCTTTAATGGAAGAAGCATTTATCCCGCAAACAAAAGATGTGGTAAATACTATAGATAAAATAATACGTTATTAA
- a CDS encoding dihydrolipoamide acetyltransferase family protein, which translates to MTVDIIMPQMGESVAEGTILKWLVNEGDYVEKEQPLVEISTDKIDTEIPSPSAGIIKKILYKEGAVLAVQTVIAQIEEGEIKAQAGTVKKEQEEKERIEISETAAIVGEREMHEKRYSPLVKKLAKEYNVSLTEIKGSGEFGRVTKKDIMEYISSKREITASKEKIVKEAERETLIPLHPKRKITAERMALSRQTAALVTTVFEVDMTPVTKYRELNREAMKREGIHLTYLPFIAFAVVQALKEHVALNSSWTDNGILQKNYINLGIAVALEDGLVVPVIKDADKKDMFQLAREIQEIAVNARSKKLKPDDVRGGTFTITNYGVNGSLFGTPLILQPQSAILGVGAVVKRPVILGDADAIAVRSMVYLSLSFDHRVMDGAHADAFLHKVKDILETWGESLYEQKKPNPPGGYGGVW; encoded by the coding sequence ATGACCGTTGATATAATCATGCCGCAAATGGGAGAAAGCGTCGCGGAAGGCACCATTCTTAAATGGCTGGTTAACGAGGGTGATTACGTTGAGAAGGAACAGCCGCTGGTAGAAATCAGCACGGATAAAATTGATACGGAAATACCTTCGCCGTCTGCCGGTATCATAAAGAAGATTCTTTACAAAGAAGGCGCTGTCCTGGCGGTTCAAACCGTTATTGCTCAAATTGAAGAGGGCGAAATAAAGGCGCAGGCCGGAACAGTGAAGAAGGAGCAGGAAGAGAAAGAGAGGATTGAAATATCTGAAACGGCGGCAATTGTCGGTGAACGTGAAATGCATGAAAAAAGATATTCTCCTTTAGTAAAAAAACTGGCAAAGGAATATAACGTCAGTTTGACGGAAATAAAAGGTTCGGGCGAATTTGGCAGGGTAACCAAAAAGGATATAATGGAATATATCTCTTCAAAGCGGGAGATTACTGCTTCAAAAGAAAAAATTGTCAAAGAAGCGGAGCGTGAGACGCTTATTCCGTTGCATCCAAAACGCAAAATAACGGCGGAAAGGATGGCGCTAAGCAGACAAACAGCGGCGCTTGTAACTACTGTATTTGAAGTGGATATGACGCCTGTGACAAAATATCGCGAACTGAATAGAGAAGCGATGAAAAGGGAAGGCATACATCTTACCTATCTCCCTTTTATTGCATTTGCAGTCGTACAGGCTTTAAAAGAACATGTCGCCTTGAATTCATCGTGGACGGATAACGGCATTTTGCAGAAGAATTATATTAATCTGGGCATTGCCGTTGCCCTTGAGGATGGGCTGGTTGTTCCCGTTATTAAGGATGCGGATAAAAAAGATATGTTTCAATTAGCACGGGAAATTCAGGAAATAGCAGTAAATGCCCGCTCAAAAAAATTGAAACCGGATGACGTCCGGGGCGGGACATTCACTATTACAAATTACGGCGTCAATGGCAGCCTGTTTGGGACTCCCTTGATATTGCAACCCCAGTCTGCAATACTAGGCGTTGGGGCTGTGGTAAAAAGGCCGGTTATTCTCGGTGATGCTGACGCCATTGCCGTCCGGTCAATGGTATATCTGAGTCTTTCTTTTGACCATCGGGTAATGGATGGTGCGCATGCCGATGCATTTCTTCATAAGGTAAAAGATATATTGGAGACGTGGGGAGAATCTCTATATGAACAGAAAAAGCCTAATCCTCCTGGCGGATATGGTGGAGTATGGTGA